Proteins from one Drosophila gunungcola strain Sukarami chromosome 3R, Dgunungcola_SK_2, whole genome shotgun sequence genomic window:
- the LOC128251635 gene encoding 26S proteasome regulatory subunit 6A-B: MAQTLEDKSIWEDGEESLGEEVMRMSTDEIVSRTRLMDNEIKIMKSEVMRITHEIQAQNEKIKDNTEKIKVNKTLPYLVSNVIELLDVDPQEEEDDGSVTVLDNQRKGKCAVIKTSTRQAYFLPVIGLVDAEKLKPGDLVGVNKDSYLILETLPAEYDARVKAMEVDERPTEQYSDIGGLDKQIQELIEAVVLPMTHKEKFKNLGIHPPKGVLLYGPPGTGKTLLARACAAQTKSTFLKLAGPQLVQMFIGDGAKLVRDAFALAKEKAPAIIFIDELDAIGTKRFDSEKAGDREVQRTMLELLNQLDGFSSTADIKVIAATNRVDILDPALLRSGRLDRKIEFPHPNEEARARIMQIHSRKMNVSNDVNFEELSRSTDDFNGAQCKAVCVEAGMIALRRSATSVTHEDFMDAIMEVQAKKKANLNYYA, translated from the exons ATGGCTCAGACTCTGGAGGACAAATCCATTTGGGAGGATGGCGAGGAGTCGCTGGGCGAGGAGGTGATGCGTATGTCCACCGATGAGATTGTGAGCAGGACTCGCCTGATGGACAACGAGATCAAGATCATGAAGAGCGAGGTGATGCGCATCACGCACGAGATCCAGGCGCAGAACGAGAAGATCAAGGACAACACCGAGAAGATCAAG GTTAACAAGACGCTGCCCTACCTGGTGTCCAATGTGATAGAGCTCCTGGATGTGGATccgcaggaggaggaggacgacggCTCTGTCACCGTGCTGGACAACCAGCGCAAGGGCAAGTGCGCCGTCATCAAAACATCCACGCGTCAGGCCTATTTCCTGCCCGTCATCGGCCTGGTGGATGCCGAGAAACTGAAGCCAGGTGACCTGGTCGGCGTCAACAAGGACTCGTACTTGATCCTGGAGACCCTGCCCGCTGAGTACGACGCCCGAGTGAAGGCCATGGAGGTGGACGAGCGACCCACAGAACAGTACTCCGACATTGGTGGCCTGGACAAGCAGATCCAGGAGCTTATTGAGGCAGTGGTGCTGCCGATGACGCACAAGGAGAAGTTCAAAAACCTTGGCATTCACCCGCCCAAAG GCGTTCTCTTGTACGGTCCCCCTGGAACTGGCAAAACTTTGCTGGCTCGTGCCTGCGCCGCCCAGACCAAGTCCACCTTCTTGAAGCTGGCCGGTCCGCAGCTGGTGCAGATGTTCATTGGCGATGGCGCCAAGCTGGTGCGCGATGCCTTCGCCCTGGCCAAGGAAAAGGCGCCCGCTATTATCTTTATCGACGAACTGGACGCCATTGGCACCAAGCGTTTCGATTCAGAGAAGGCCGGCGATCGTGAGGTGCAACGCACCATGCTGGAGCTCCTCAACCAGCTGGACGGCTTCAGCTCCACCGCAGACATCAAGGTTATTGCGGCCACCAATCGTGTGGATATTCTGGATCCCGCTCTGCTGCGTTCTGGTCGTCTGGATCGTAAGATTGAGTTCCCACATCCCAACGAGGAGGCGCGTGCCCGCATTATGCAAATCCATTCGCGTAAAATGAACGTGAGCAATGACGTGAACTTCGAGGAGCTTTCCCGATCGACAGACGACTTCAACGGTGCCCAGTGCAAGGCCGTGTGTGTTGAGGCCGGCATGATCGCCCTGCGCCGCTCCGCCACCTCGGTGACGCACGAGGACTTCATGGACGCCATCATGGAAGTGCAGGCGAAGAAGAAGGCTAATCTTAACTACTACGCTTAG
- the LOC128251634 gene encoding ran-binding protein 3 — protein sequence MSENNEASVETNCFRGGFTLKASRLGGAVLRPAVLANSSGSSNSSTALAAGEDAALLNNPFLREAKDEEDDEEVATTPAPVAPEPSAEKEDDEVDERPDPLTKLRSNGIERSSMFAAAKNNMPHVQTSGFVFGQNVHERVVAPNPEQAVAEPDAEAAGSSGSGSAQEAASSSTAASSSSSQLLFSSVIQNAAQTTETSEAAAAASSSTCSSSSSNNNKESAEAKSLTDVAREYEESRAQKRKYEEVETFTGEEDEKNIIDVSCKLFAFINSNWEERGRGSLRLNDAKDGRGNSRVVFRTSGNLRLLLNTKVWAAMVAERASQKSLRLTAIDNSGVLKIFLAMGRPADIAQLHKALSERIAKRKLSHPEECSVEETKNGVASEAAASLQPESTTHDDEDEDAAPGPSGAISAEADSYGPSPKKVLVQPDSSADVRVPPVEEGGEDAEAEAKESTDQN from the exons ATGTCGGAAAACAATG AAGCGTCGGTCGAAACTAACTGTTTCCGAGGTGGCTTCACCCTGAAGGCTTCGCGCCTGGGCGGTGCCGTGCTGCGTCCGGCGGTGCTGGCCAACAGCAGCGGCTCCAGCAACAGTTCCACAGCACTGGCCGCCGGCGAGGACGCAGCCCTGCTGAATAATCCCTTCCTGCGCGAGGCCAAGgacgaggaggacgacgaggaggTGGCCACCACCCCGGCCCCGGTAGCGCCCGAACCGTCCGCCGAGAAGGAGGACGACGAGGTTGACGAGCGGCCGGATCCGCTGACCAAGCTGCGCAGCAATGGCATCGAGCGCTCCAGCATGTTTGCCGCCGCCAAGAACAACATGCCCCATGTCCAGACCAGCGGCTTTGTCTTCGGCCAGAATGTGCATGAGCGTGTGGTTGCTCCCAATCCGGAGCAGGCCGTCGCAGAGCCGGATGCAGAGGCGGCCGGCAGCTCGGGATCGGGCTCGGCCCAGGAggccgcctcctcctccaccgccgcctcgtcgtcgtcgtcgcaacTACTTTTCTCTAGCGTCATCCAGAACGCTGCCCAGACCACAGAGACCAGCgaggccgccgccgccgcctcgtCCTccacctgcagcagcagcagcagcaacaacaacaaggagTCCGCCGAGGCCAAGAGCCTCACGGATGTGGCCCGCGAGTACGAGGAGAGCCGTGCGCAGAAGCGCAAGTACGAGGAGGTGGAGACCTTCACCGGTGAGGAGGACGAGAAGAACATCATCGACGTCAGCTGCAAGCTGTTCGCCTTCATCAACAGCAACTGGGAGGAGCGCGGTCGCGGAAGCCTGCGGCTGAACGATGCCAAGGACGGCAGGGGCAACTCGCGCGTGGTCTTCCGCACCTCCGGCAATCTGCGCCTGCTGCTCAACACCAAAGTCTGGGCCGCCATGGTGGCGGAGCGGGCCAGCCAGAAGTCACTGCGCCTGACGGCCATCGACAATTCCGGAGTCCTCAAGATCTTCCTGGCCATGGGCCGACCGGCGGACATTGCCCAGCTGCACAAGGCGCTCAGCGAGCGGATCGCCAAGCGCAAGCTGTCACATCCCGAGGAGTGCTCCGTGGAGGAGACGAAAAACGGCGTGGCTTCCGAGGCCGCGGCCAGTTTGCAGCCGGAATCGACGACCCacgacgacgaggatgaggacgCTGCTCCCGGGCCGTCGGGTGCCATTTCTGCAGAGGCGGACAGCTATGGGCCGAGTCCCAAGAAGGTGCTCGTCCAGCCCGACAGCAGCGCCGATGTCCGTGTGCCGCCCGTGGAGGAGGGCGGCGAGGATGCCGAGGCCGAGGCCAAGGAGTCCACCGATCAGAATTAA